A window of Elgaria multicarinata webbii isolate HBS135686 ecotype San Diego chromosome 2, rElgMul1.1.pri, whole genome shotgun sequence contains these coding sequences:
- the LOC134391933 gene encoding cysteine-rich venom protein triflin-like — protein sequence MLLPISLLLLAAVLQLSLGQDSSEPLGEISEADQNGIINAHNEIRRGVLPTASNMLKMTWNQKVSENARNWAAKCQTKISPLENRILDGIYCGENFLKATHPLSWTKVIKVWHERRAYFKYGIGSIKGNHYSDPFTQLIWYNSYLTGCAVAHCPEHRTPFLYFCQYCPGGNIVEKLSRPYKQGPSCGDCPRNCEDKLCTNPCKYRDEIEGCDVLQNISSCDEALLIEKCKATCQCRTEIK from the exons ATGCTTCTTCCTATTTCCCTCCTGCTGTTGGCTGCAGTCTTGCAGCTGTCTTTAGGACAG gaTTCCTCAGAACCACTGGGTGAGATCTCTGAAGCAGATCAGAATGGAATTATTAACGCTCACAATGAGATCAGGAGAGGGGTATTACCAACAGCCAGCAATATGCTGAAAATG ACATGGAATCAGAAAGTTAGTGAGAACGCCAGGAATTGGGCTGCAAAATGTCAAACAAAAATAAGTCCTTTAGAAAACAGAATTCTGGATG gaatctattgtggtgagaattttttaaaagcaactcaTCCCTTATCCTGGACAAAAGTAATCAAAGTCTGGCATGAAAGAAGAGCTTATTTCAAGTATGGCATTGGGTCAATCAAGGGTAATCATTACAGTGATCCATTTACTCAG CTCATTTGGTATAATTCATACCTGACTGGATGTGCAGTTGCCCACTGCCCAGAGCATCGTACTCCTTTCTTATATTTCTGCCAGTATTGCCCTGG TGGGAACATAGTAGAAAAATTATCAAGACCTTACAAACAAGGCCCATCATGTGGAGACTGCCCTCGCAACTGTGAGGATAAACTCTGCA CCAACCCTTGCAAGTACAGAGATGAGATAGAAGGTTGTGATGTACTGCAAAACATATCGAGCTGTGATGAAGCACTGTTGATAGAAAAGTGCAAGGCCACCTGTCAATGCAGAACAGAAATTAAGTAA